From Sulfitobacter mediterraneus, a single genomic window includes:
- a CDS encoding flagellar motor protein, producing MNSTESVLVVLIDGEDVKHVFSAWPSDICLAACLMRDGDCSMIVFRRDERPRVPARLVQTLGVPAEAVCFVPKVIGYETKQFLYSDERRLMELVASYPAILEEAIDYAVNYTYALEEGLDPEVLLGLKQKDYRASPIQAPTVVPAPSFRRHPFQDKPKRANELNPLLPDFLRKSAENARRPRFATVRKSRPAALVPQV from the coding sequence ATGAACAGTACCGAGAGTGTTTTGGTGGTGCTGATTGACGGCGAAGACGTGAAACATGTGTTCTCGGCCTGGCCAAGCGACATTTGCCTTGCTGCCTGTTTGATGCGCGATGGCGATTGCAGCATGATCGTGTTCCGCCGTGATGAGCGCCCGCGCGTGCCCGCCAGACTGGTGCAGACCTTGGGCGTTCCAGCCGAGGCGGTTTGTTTTGTGCCCAAGGTGATCGGCTATGAGACCAAACAGTTCTTGTATTCCGATGAGCGCCGTTTGATGGAATTGGTCGCGTCCTATCCTGCGATATTGGAAGAGGCGATCGATTACGCCGTCAACTATACCTATGCACTGGAAGAGGGGCTTGATCCCGAAGTCTTGCTGGGTCTCAAGCAGAAGGACTATCGCGCAAGTCCGATCCAGGCGCCGACGGTTGTACCGGCCCCTTCCTTCCGGCGGCATCCTTTTCAGGACAAACCGAAGCGGGCAAATGAGTTGAACCCGCTGTTGCCTGATTTTCTGAGAAAGTCGGCGGAAAATGCGCGGCGGCCCCGGTTTGCGACAGTGCGCAAATCGAGGCCGGCGGCATTGGTGCCTCAGGTTTAA
- the motA gene encoding flagellar motor stator protein MotA, producing MTVILGFVVVMGMVFGGYMLSGGEMGIITHALPFEGMMIGGAAIGSFIAANSLGDIKGAAKGLVKTFKGPKWKNKDYIDLLNLMFTLAKMYQQNGMLSLDEHIENPKESTIFSQYPKLQKDHFAIDLITDSFRMLALQFDDPYQAEDVINRKLKKHHHEALVAPHGLTVVGDALPAIGIVAAVLGVIKTMASIDKPPAILGGMIGGALVGTFLGVFLAYLFVAPLANRLEAIEEQDGIYYAVIRDIFIAMLHNHSPAICTEIGRGNIPSNLQPSFYEMEEARQSAPEAA from the coding sequence ATGACAGTTATCCTGGGTTTCGTTGTTGTTATGGGCATGGTTTTCGGCGGCTATATGCTGTCCGGGGGCGAGATGGGCATCATCACACACGCCCTGCCATTTGAAGGCATGATGATCGGCGGTGCGGCCATTGGTTCGTTCATTGCGGCCAACTCTCTGGGCGACATCAAAGGCGCGGCAAAGGGGCTCGTTAAAACCTTCAAAGGGCCCAAGTGGAAGAATAAAGATTACATCGATCTGCTGAACCTGATGTTCACACTGGCCAAGATGTACCAACAGAACGGCATGTTGTCCCTCGATGAACACATTGAAAACCCTAAGGAAAGCACGATCTTTTCCCAATACCCCAAGCTGCAGAAAGATCACTTTGCCATTGATTTGATCACCGACAGTTTCCGTATGCTCGCCCTGCAGTTTGATGACCCCTACCAGGCCGAAGACGTGATCAACCGCAAGCTCAAGAAACACCATCACGAGGCGCTTGTTGCACCGCATGGCCTCACTGTTGTGGGCGACGCTTTGCCTGCGATCGGGATTGTTGCGGCGGTTTTGGGCGTTATCAAAACCATGGCCTCCATCGACAAACCGCCCGCCATTCTCGGTGGTATGATCGGCGGCGCTTTGGTGGGGACGTTCTTGGGAGTTTTCCTTGCCTATCTTTTTGTGGCTCCGCTGGCCAACCGGCTTGAGGCCATCGAAGAGCAGGACGGCATTTACTACGCTGTGATCCGCGACATCTTCATCGCGATGCTGCACAACCATTCGCCTGCCATCTGCACCGAGATTGGCCGCGGCAACATCCCAAGCAACCTGCAGCCATCCTTCTATGAGATGGAAGAGGCACGACAGTCGGCGCCAGAGGCCGCTTAA
- a CDS encoding flagellar motor protein, translated as MPPRNRLAALKLIGRIKQHELESIGAELSALRAAQSDLDRQSADLSQQAATEASQSNADTRPYLPGYLKSVDIKQRGLEEEREKLEEQAALAEARLFTAFRETKTNETVLDRAVKEQKSEEARAEIAALDDAGRNLFLLKRGEGEG; from the coding sequence ATGCCTCCGCGCAACCGCTTGGCCGCGCTCAAGCTGATTGGCCGCATCAAACAACACGAACTGGAAAGCATCGGCGCGGAACTCTCTGCCCTGCGTGCCGCCCAATCGGATCTGGACCGGCAAAGCGCAGATCTGTCCCAGCAGGCCGCGACCGAAGCCAGCCAAAGCAACGCAGACACCCGCCCCTATCTGCCCGGCTATCTCAAATCAGTTGATATCAAGCAGCGCGGCCTCGAAGAAGAACGTGAAAAACTCGAAGAACAGGCCGCGCTGGCCGAAGCCCGCTTGTTCACCGCGTTCCGCGAGACCAAGACCAACGAAACAGTGCTGGATCGTGCGGTCAAAGAACAAAAGTCAGAAGAGGCGCGTGCCGAAATCGCCGCGCTGGATGATGCAGGCCGCAATCTGTTCTTGCTCAAACGGGGCGAGGGCGAGGGGTAG
- a CDS encoding response regulator: MAELKKILHVEDDAEILQITGMALNLVGDFDIMQVDRGDKALAVIEEFQPQLILSDVQMPGLTGPETLVEIRKMPGFENVPCIYLTARLMDGGEGLIVHPADLDVIGKPFDPMTLADQINEIWTTKYEAAA; this comes from the coding sequence ATGGCTGAGCTAAAGAAGATTTTGCACGTCGAAGACGATGCCGAGATTTTGCAGATCACTGGAATGGCCCTGAATCTTGTGGGCGATTTCGACATCATGCAGGTGGATCGCGGCGACAAGGCGCTGGCGGTGATCGAGGAATTTCAACCGCAATTGATCTTGAGCGATGTACAGATGCCGGGGTTGACCGGGCCAGAGACATTGGTGGAAATCCGCAAGATGCCAGGGTTCGAGAACGTGCCTTGTATCTATCTGACGGCGCGGTTGATGGACGGCGGCGAAGGGTTGATCGTGCATCCGGCCGATCTGGACGTGATTGGCAAACCTTTTGATCCGATGACATTGGCCGATCAGATAAACGAGATCTGGACCACAAAATACGAGGCGGCGGCCTGA